A single window of Archangium gephyra DNA harbors:
- a CDS encoding double-CXXCG motif protein, translated as MEEDKSAGYTGFVEATNKWGLPGVHCPACDATWGGGFSYPCVDLTPVADLADFEEPRPEPIEEYERLCELIRPLLPPGAILRPGSDFGPLVGKAQGRFGQFVMNYSWILMVQREALEKLHAEGLQGLKGCRAELRFRQRNSPELFELQILPMGRLHRDCMPPDFQPPCSRCGRNFVPLPDDLLLDATSLPKDLDLFRLEDFSQVIVCTKRFVDACKRLSLDGVVFQPLPVK; from the coding sequence ATGGAGGAAGACAAGTCCGCGGGGTACACGGGCTTCGTTGAAGCCACGAACAAGTGGGGGCTCCCGGGCGTCCACTGCCCAGCCTGTGACGCCACCTGGGGGGGAGGGTTCTCGTATCCTTGCGTGGACCTGACTCCGGTGGCTGACCTGGCTGATTTCGAGGAACCTCGGCCCGAGCCCATTGAGGAGTATGAACGGCTGTGTGAGCTGATACGTCCACTGCTGCCACCGGGGGCCATTTTACGACCCGGGTCGGATTTTGGCCCCTTGGTCGGCAAGGCGCAGGGTCGCTTCGGGCAGTTCGTCATGAACTATTCGTGGATACTGATGGTGCAGCGCGAGGCCCTGGAGAAGCTCCATGCTGAAGGACTGCAAGGGCTCAAGGGTTGTCGTGCCGAGTTGCGCTTTCGTCAGCGCAACTCGCCCGAATTATTCGAGCTGCAAATCCTCCCCATGGGGCGTCTACACCGGGATTGCATGCCTCCCGATTTTCAACCGCCTTGCTCGCGCTGTGGCCGGAATTTCGTTCCACTGCCCGATGACCTCCTGTTGGACGCCACCTCCCTTCCAAAGGACCTGGATTTGTTCCGGCTGGAGGATTTCTCCCAGGTGATCGTCTGCACGAAGCGGTTCGTCGACGCTTGCAAGCGCCTGAGCTTGGACGGAGTGGTCTTCCAGCCCCTGCCAGTGAAGTAG
- a CDS encoding TIGR02269 family lipoprotein: MNSLGFRTGLALLGLLLSACVSSAPAVREDVEAPEVVSSSWDEARADPTCVVPLCGEARCAIWRCQDVTEGEDHSVLLAQVVVPRTGTGLPMPLGPGPSASRWWGHPLAEPHSAEPVFEIPWHNWKTRELSARRLYLSQCLIAREPFEKHHIFPQQPILARWFKRQGINIHAFTIRLPKSFHQWLHSGGSEGGQWNEAWRQFMSKNQTTAKAQDMWRFAGELMARFGVNGPLVPYYCD, encoded by the coding sequence ATGAACTCCCTGGGTTTCAGGACGGGCCTCGCGCTTCTTGGGTTGCTGCTGAGTGCCTGTGTCAGCTCGGCGCCCGCCGTGCGCGAGGACGTCGAGGCGCCCGAGGTCGTCTCCTCGTCATGGGATGAGGCCCGCGCGGACCCGACGTGCGTGGTACCGCTGTGCGGTGAGGCGCGCTGTGCCATCTGGCGCTGCCAGGATGTGACGGAGGGGGAGGACCACTCCGTGCTCCTGGCACAGGTGGTGGTGCCGCGGACCGGGACGGGGCTTCCCATGCCCCTGGGGCCGGGTCCCAGCGCGAGCCGCTGGTGGGGACACCCGCTGGCCGAGCCCCACTCCGCTGAGCCCGTCTTCGAAATCCCCTGGCACAACTGGAAGACCCGGGAGCTGAGCGCGCGCAGGCTCTACTTGAGCCAGTGCCTCATCGCGCGGGAGCCCTTCGAGAAGCACCACATCTTTCCTCAGCAGCCCATATTGGCCAGGTGGTTCAAGCGCCAGGGCATCAATATCCATGCCTTCACCATCCGCCTGCCCAAGAGCTTCCACCAATGGTTGCACAGTGGGGGGTCCGAAGGTGGGCAATGGAATGAAGCGTGGCGGCAGTTCATGAGTAAGAACCAGACTACCGCCAAGGCGCAGGACATGTGGCGGTTCGCGGGCGAGCTCATGGCTCGGTTTGGCGTGAACGGGCCCCTCGTGCCCTACTATTGCGATTGA
- a CDS encoding phosphoribosyltransferase, which translates to MDTPFRHRTEAGEKLARLLLHLAGREDVTVLALPHGGVPVAFEVARVLEAPLDLTLVQPVLHAMGPARREVTLGWLGYPAALRLHDATINALNLSDEELGQAISRARRQLRQRLRAMRPGAPAPSLEGRTVVLVDEGTAAGVALRRTAGLLRRAGARALVAAVPVASEEALRLLDGAFEEVVCCYRPEPFVSVSSGYASHPDVTDAEVRALLAPAWGHGDNPGHPIPSP; encoded by the coding sequence ATGGATACCCCCTTCCGCCACCGGACCGAGGCCGGGGAGAAACTGGCCCGGTTGCTCCTGCACCTCGCCGGACGCGAGGACGTCACCGTGCTCGCGCTGCCCCATGGGGGCGTGCCCGTGGCCTTCGAGGTCGCCCGCGTCCTGGAGGCGCCGTTGGATCTGACCCTCGTCCAGCCCGTGCTCCACGCCATGGGGCCTGCCCGGCGCGAGGTGACGCTCGGGTGGCTCGGGTACCCCGCGGCCCTGCGGCTCCATGACGCCACGATCAACGCGTTGAATCTGTCCGACGAGGAACTGGGGCAGGCCATCTCCCGCGCCCGGCGGCAACTGCGCCAGCGCCTGCGCGCCATGCGGCCGGGTGCGCCCGCGCCATCGCTCGAGGGAAGGACCGTGGTCCTCGTGGATGAAGGCACGGCCGCGGGCGTGGCGCTCCGGCGCACGGCGGGGCTCCTGCGCAGGGCCGGTGCGCGCGCCCTGGTGGCCGCCGTCCCCGTCGCCTCGGAAGAAGCGCTGCGCCTGCTGGACGGTGCGTTCGAGGAGGTCGTCTGCTGCTACAGGCCCGAACCCTTCGTCTCCGTATCGAGCGGGTACGCGAGTCATCCCGACGTCACGGACGCGGAGGTGCGTGCGTTGTTGGCGCCGGCGTGGGGCCACGGGGACAACCCGGGACACCCGATACCCTCACCCTAG
- a CDS encoding DNA-3-methyladenine glycosylase family protein yields the protein MPAATARAVPATDALPSADSLLPEGFTPAARRSLMKADPTLGALMKQVGPFRMKVNSIQSPFLALAESIVYQQLTGKAAATIFGRVCERVGKGRRFTPEAVLAHPVEGLREAGLSGAKTAALKDLAAKTLEGEVPTLARAKRMSDAELVEHLTKVRGIGQWTVEMLLMFRLGRPDVLPVDDYGVRKGFMRTYGLDELPRPKELLAYGERWRPWRSVASWYMWRALELDKPVGSGGGRA from the coding sequence ATGCCCGCCGCGACCGCTCGTGCCGTTCCCGCCACTGACGCCCTGCCATCCGCCGACAGCCTCCTGCCCGAGGGCTTCACGCCCGCCGCGCGCAGGAGCCTGATGAAGGCGGACCCGACGCTCGGCGCGTTGATGAAGCAGGTGGGGCCCTTCCGCATGAAGGTGAATTCGATTCAAAGCCCCTTCCTGGCGCTGGCGGAGTCCATCGTCTACCAGCAGCTCACGGGGAAGGCGGCGGCCACCATCTTCGGGCGTGTCTGCGAGCGCGTGGGCAAGGGGCGGCGCTTCACGCCGGAGGCGGTGCTCGCCCATCCCGTGGAGGGCCTGCGCGAGGCGGGGCTGTCCGGGGCCAAGACGGCGGCACTCAAGGACCTGGCGGCGAAGACGCTGGAGGGCGAAGTCCCCACGCTGGCCCGGGCGAAGCGCATGAGCGATGCCGAGCTGGTGGAGCACCTCACGAAGGTGCGCGGCATCGGGCAGTGGACGGTGGAGATGCTGCTCATGTTCCGGTTGGGCCGGCCGGACGTGCTGCCGGTGGACGATTACGGTGTCCGCAAGGGCTTCATGCGCACGTATGGCCTCGACGAGCTGCCGCGCCCGAAGGAGCTGTTGGCCTACGGGGAGCGCTGGCGTCCGTGGCGCTCGGTGGCGAGCTGGTACATGTGGCGCGCGTTGGAACTGGACAAGCCGGTGGGCTCCGGAGGAGGGAGGGCCTGA
- a CDS encoding DEAD/DEAH box helicase — MKREKDEGAFTGSRRKPWTGPRGLDAVLNGWRDDRQLSPNFVLDEVTPARVGSYAPIPAEVAPQVREALQRRGIEQLFSHQAEAYQLARSGRSLVIATPTASGKSLCYNLPLLDRFAREPGARALYLFPTKALSRDQEESLRVFMREAGLEHGAITFDGDTPGDARRAARERSGVVLTNPDMLHTGILPHHANWARLFSNLRYVVIDELHTYRGVFGSHLANVLRRLQRVAAFHGSSPVFVLASATIGNPKAHAERMLGREVALVSESGAPAGERRVMVYNPPVVNAELGIRASYLKSAVRLVSDLVRAEVSTLLFGQSRNNIEVMLKYLRDQFIADKMDPNLIQGYRGGYLPGTRRATEAAMRAGEVRCVVATNALELGIDIGSLDAVVCAGYPGSVAALMQRFGRAGRRGAGSLALLVTSSAPLDQYLAGDPRSLTGAPVEHARIDPDNVEILVQHLKCAAFELPFEEGDTFGDVPAESTADALGFLAQHEVVHPTPGAEGKRMFHWSADAYPANHVSLRSVGWDNVVIIELGTDRTLAEMDFRSAHTMLHEQAIYQHEAEQYQVERFDYENHKAYVRKVAPDYFTDAMTYVRVNVIQEDQGAAMSPTLQAGMGEVSVIEKVVGYKKIKYHTHENVGYGDVNLPEMQMHTTSLWLTVPETVVRSLGAPRPAVIDALRGIASALRTVACVGLMIDPRDLGKTLGSKDDADGPPRKDGGVGFDPTIFLYDNIPGGVGLAARLFDQRDELLRRARRLLESCGCEDGCPACIGPAAGAMPGSAPVDAHPRKRLGLDILSALGVVALQ, encoded by the coding sequence ATGAAGCGAGAGAAGGATGAAGGCGCTTTCACCGGTTCCCGGCGCAAGCCCTGGACGGGTCCCCGCGGTCTGGACGCCGTGCTCAACGGCTGGCGCGACGACAGACAGCTCTCGCCGAACTTCGTCCTCGACGAAGTCACGCCGGCCCGCGTGGGCTCCTACGCGCCCATCCCCGCCGAGGTGGCGCCCCAGGTGCGCGAGGCCCTCCAGCGCCGCGGCATCGAGCAGCTCTTCTCCCACCAGGCCGAGGCCTACCAACTGGCGCGCTCCGGGCGCAGCCTGGTGATCGCCACGCCCACGGCCTCGGGCAAGAGCCTCTGCTACAACCTGCCGCTGCTGGATCGCTTCGCACGGGAGCCCGGGGCGCGAGCCCTCTACCTCTTCCCCACCAAGGCGCTCTCCCGGGACCAGGAGGAGTCGCTGCGCGTGTTCATGCGCGAGGCGGGCCTGGAGCACGGCGCCATCACCTTCGACGGAGACACGCCGGGGGATGCGCGGCGAGCGGCGCGTGAGCGCAGCGGTGTGGTGCTCACCAACCCGGACATGCTGCACACCGGCATCCTCCCGCACCACGCCAACTGGGCACGGCTCTTCTCCAACCTGCGCTACGTCGTCATCGACGAGCTGCACACGTACCGGGGCGTCTTCGGCTCGCACCTGGCCAACGTGCTGCGCCGGCTGCAGCGCGTGGCGGCCTTCCACGGCTCGTCGCCCGTGTTCGTCCTGGCCTCGGCCACCATCGGCAACCCGAAGGCGCACGCCGAGCGGATGCTGGGCCGCGAGGTGGCGCTCGTCTCCGAGAGCGGCGCGCCCGCCGGTGAGCGCCGGGTCATGGTCTACAACCCGCCGGTGGTGAACGCGGAGCTCGGCATCCGCGCCAGCTACCTCAAGAGCGCGGTGCGGCTGGTGTCGGACCTGGTGCGCGCCGAGGTGTCCACGCTGCTCTTCGGCCAGTCGCGCAACAACATCGAGGTGATGCTCAAGTACCTCCGCGACCAGTTCATCGCGGACAAGATGGACCCCAACCTCATCCAGGGCTACCGCGGCGGCTACCTGCCGGGGACGCGCCGGGCCACCGAGGCCGCCATGCGCGCCGGGGAGGTGCGCTGCGTGGTGGCCACCAACGCGCTGGAGCTGGGCATCGACATCGGCTCGCTGGACGCGGTGGTGTGCGCGGGCTACCCGGGCTCGGTGGCGGCGCTCATGCAGCGCTTCGGCCGAGCGGGACGCCGCGGCGCGGGCAGCCTCGCGCTCCTCGTCACCTCCAGCGCGCCGTTGGATCAATACCTCGCGGGGGATCCACGCTCGCTCACCGGCGCTCCGGTGGAGCATGCGCGCATCGATCCGGACAACGTGGAGATCCTCGTCCAGCACCTCAAGTGCGCCGCCTTCGAGCTGCCCTTCGAGGAAGGGGACACGTTCGGGGACGTGCCGGCCGAGTCCACGGCGGATGCGCTCGGTTTCCTCGCGCAGCACGAGGTGGTGCACCCCACGCCGGGCGCCGAGGGCAAGCGGATGTTCCACTGGTCCGCGGATGCGTACCCGGCCAACCACGTGTCGCTGCGCAGTGTGGGCTGGGACAACGTGGTCATCATCGAGCTGGGCACGGATCGGACGCTGGCGGAGATGGACTTCCGCTCGGCGCACACGATGCTGCACGAGCAGGCCATCTACCAGCACGAGGCCGAGCAGTACCAGGTGGAGCGCTTCGACTACGAGAACCACAAGGCCTACGTGCGCAAGGTGGCGCCGGACTACTTCACGGACGCGATGACGTACGTGCGCGTCAACGTCATCCAGGAGGACCAGGGCGCGGCGATGAGCCCCACCCTCCAGGCGGGCATGGGCGAGGTGAGCGTCATCGAGAAGGTGGTGGGGTACAAGAAGATCAAGTACCACACGCACGAGAACGTGGGTTACGGCGACGTGAACCTGCCCGAGATGCAGATGCACACCACGTCGCTCTGGCTCACCGTGCCGGAGACCGTGGTGCGCTCGCTGGGCGCGCCGAGGCCCGCCGTCATCGACGCGCTCCGGGGCATCGCCAGCGCGCTGCGGACGGTGGCGTGCGTGGGGTTGATGATCGACCCGAGGGACCTGGGCAAGACACTCGGCAGCAAGGACGACGCGGACGGGCCGCCGCGCAAGGACGGCGGCGTGGGCTTCGACCCGACCATCTTCCTCTACGACAACATCCCCGGCGGAGTGGGGCTGGCCGCGCGCCTGTTCGACCAGCGCGACGAGCTGTTGCGGCGGGCCCGGCGGCTGCTCGAGTCGTGTGGCTGCGAGGACGGGTGCCCCGCGTGCATCGGTCCCGCCGCGGGCGCCATGCCCGGGAGCGCGCCGGTGGATGCCCACCCGCGCAAGCGGCTCGGTCTGGACATCCTCTCGGCCCTCGGGGTCGTGGCCCTGCAGTAG
- a CDS encoding ribonuclease H-like domain-containing protein — MDLKRKLARLGGIGPGGKPGAKPSAEPEAPAAEASATPPVEAPPAPVETPALVESPKQPDPRVVALKRMLGDWSERQGVAVARRGPTAAPRPGPLPAEPRTTPHGVIHVAERLLPPDHHHGNAPLAQALDVESPLVASLALQPGLAGVDFQRMLFLDTETTGLAGGTGTVPFLVGLAWFEGRSLRVHQLFLKRLGEEAPMLRALAERMAESSCLVTFNGKSFDWPLLRTRFVLNRVKPPAELPHLDLLHCARRVFKYRGSGTRLVHLEEQVLDYHRVGDVDGALIPDLYFRFLRGADGSALTPVLEHNANDLLLLAALLGMLGRRFRASGAEGEDPRDLLGFAGVALRARDYERAHAFARAAAAGDTGAVGAEALAMASRLSRRVGDDRTAVANLQRALASARADQVAPLHLSLAKLYEHGLKDLPRALHHARLAAPAESSDALRRRVERLERKLSRVARKYALDFGK, encoded by the coding sequence GTGGACTTGAAACGCAAGCTGGCCCGGCTTGGCGGTATCGGTCCCGGTGGGAAGCCGGGGGCGAAGCCGTCCGCCGAGCCGGAAGCTCCGGCGGCCGAGGCCTCCGCCACTCCCCCGGTGGAGGCGCCTCCCGCGCCCGTGGAGACGCCTGCCCTGGTGGAGTCCCCGAAGCAGCCGGACCCGCGGGTGGTGGCGCTCAAGCGGATGCTCGGCGACTGGTCCGAGCGTCAGGGCGTGGCGGTGGCTCGTCGAGGCCCCACGGCGGCACCGCGTCCGGGTCCTCTGCCCGCCGAGCCCCGGACGACTCCGCACGGCGTCATCCACGTCGCCGAGCGCCTGCTCCCACCGGACCACCACCACGGCAACGCCCCGCTCGCGCAGGCCCTGGACGTGGAGTCACCGCTGGTGGCGAGCCTCGCGCTGCAACCGGGGCTGGCGGGCGTGGACTTCCAGCGGATGCTCTTCCTGGACACGGAGACGACGGGGCTCGCGGGAGGAACGGGCACCGTGCCCTTCCTGGTGGGCCTGGCGTGGTTCGAGGGCCGCTCGCTCCGGGTGCACCAGCTCTTCCTCAAGCGGCTGGGCGAGGAGGCGCCGATGCTGCGGGCGCTGGCCGAGCGCATGGCCGAGTCCTCCTGCCTGGTGACGTTCAACGGCAAGAGCTTCGACTGGCCGCTGCTGCGCACGCGCTTCGTGCTCAACCGCGTGAAGCCACCCGCGGAACTGCCCCACCTGGACCTGCTGCACTGCGCGCGCCGCGTCTTCAAGTACCGCGGCTCCGGGACGCGGCTGGTGCACCTGGAGGAGCAGGTGCTCGACTACCACCGGGTGGGGGACGTGGACGGGGCGCTGATTCCGGACCTCTACTTCCGCTTCCTGCGAGGGGCGGACGGCTCGGCGCTGACGCCGGTGCTGGAGCACAACGCGAACGATCTGCTGCTGCTGGCGGCGCTGTTGGGCATGCTGGGGCGGCGCTTCCGGGCGAGCGGCGCCGAGGGCGAGGATCCGCGCGACCTCCTGGGCTTCGCGGGGGTGGCGCTCCGGGCGCGGGACTACGAGCGGGCCCACGCCTTCGCCCGGGCCGCCGCGGCGGGAGACACGGGGGCGGTGGGCGCCGAGGCGCTCGCGATGGCTTCCCGCCTGTCGCGCCGGGTGGGGGATGACCGGACGGCGGTGGCGAACCTGCAACGGGCGCTCGCGTCGGCGCGGGCGGACCAGGTGGCGCCGCTGCACCTCTCGCTGGCCAAGCTGTACGAGCATGGCCTCAAGGACCTTCCGCGCGCCCTGCACCATGCGCGGCTCGCCGCGCCCGCGGAGAGCTCCGACGCACTGCGCCGCCGTGTCGAGCGCCTGGAGCGCAAGCTCTCCCGCGTGGCGCGTAAGTACGCATTGGACTTCGGCAAGTGA